In Methanocalculus natronophilus, one genomic interval encodes:
- a CDS encoding mannose-1-phosphate guanylyltransferase/mannose-6-phosphate isomerase yields the protein MKTLILAGGSGTRLFPLSREQFPKQFIRLFDGESLFQKTVKRQLLLSAASDITIVTNEEHQFLIRDQLADIGCECPVLTEPVGKNTLPAIYYGVKVLAESGADAGDDRIAVVSSDHLIEPDDAFLAAFRAAARLADRHLVVFGIRPTAPHTGYGYIRPGSPLGDDGYLVDCFVEKPDQETAEEYCALGYLWNSGMFVFSPSLFLSEAEKYAWEIVAAFSNLSVEEAYAKVPKISIDYGIMERTDRAAVVPFSSGWNDLGTFDALYDTFPKNEDANAIRGEHIGINSEKNLIIGNRLIATVGVSNLAIIETKDAILVASRDQAQRIGEIAKELKEQGDERAIHHMEVHRPWGSYTMLEGGDAYRIKRVSVPPGRRLSLQMHHHRSEHWIVVRGTAEVTIGEERYLLTNGQSTYVPAGTVHRLANPGLLPLELIEVQIGEYTGEDDIVRIEDDYRRV from the coding sequence ATGAAAACCCTCATACTCGCCGGGGGGAGCGGGACCCGGCTCTTCCCTCTCTCACGCGAGCAGTTCCCAAAACAGTTCATCAGGCTTTTTGATGGCGAATCGCTCTTCCAGAAGACGGTGAAGCGGCAGCTGCTTCTGTCAGCTGCATCGGATATCACCATTGTCACAAACGAGGAACACCAGTTCCTGATCCGCGACCAGCTCGCCGATATCGGGTGTGAATGCCCGGTTCTCACCGAACCGGTGGGGAAGAATACGCTCCCTGCCATCTATTATGGGGTGAAGGTGCTTGCTGAGAGTGGTGCAGACGCAGGCGATGATCGGATCGCGGTCGTCTCCTCCGATCACCTGATCGAACCGGATGATGCATTTCTTGCTGCTTTCCGCGCGGCCGCTCGTCTGGCAGATCGGCACCTTGTGGTATTCGGGATACGCCCCACTGCCCCCCATACCGGCTATGGATACATCCGGCCCGGATCGCCGCTTGGAGATGACGGCTATCTCGTCGATTGCTTTGTGGAGAAGCCGGACCAGGAGACCGCAGAGGAGTACTGTGCATTGGGATACCTCTGGAACAGCGGGATGTTCGTCTTCTCCCCCTCCCTTTTTCTCTCCGAGGCAGAGAAGTATGCCTGGGAGATAGTCGCCGCGTTCTCCAATCTTTCGGTTGAAGAGGCATATGCGAAGGTGCCGAAGATCTCAATTGACTATGGAATCATGGAGAGGACAGACCGTGCCGCAGTTGTTCCCTTCTCATCAGGATGGAATGATCTCGGCACCTTCGATGCCCTCTATGACACCTTTCCGAAGAATGAAGATGCAAACGCCATCCGAGGCGAGCATATCGGGATCAACTCAGAAAAGAACCTGATCATTGGCAACCGGCTGATCGCGACGGTCGGCGTCTCCAATCTCGCGATCATCGAGACAAAAGACGCGATCCTTGTTGCCTCACGAGACCAGGCGCAGCGTATCGGTGAAATCGCAAAAGAGCTGAAGGAACAGGGGGACGAACGCGCCATCCATCACATGGAGGTTCACCGCCCCTGGGGATCCTACACGATGCTTGAAGGCGGCGATGCATACCGGATAAAGCGGGTCTCGGTCCCCCCCGGCCGCCGCCTCTCGCTCCAGATGCACCATCACCGAAGCGAGCACTGGATTGTTGTCCGGGGCACTGCCGAGGTGACGATCGGCGAAGAGAGATACCTCCTGACGAACGGCCAGAGCACCTATGTGCCTGCCGGCACCGTCCACCGGCTTGCAAACCCCGGCCTCCTGCCGCTTGAGCTGATCGAAGTGCAGATAGGGGAGTATACGGGAGAGGACGATATTGTGAGGATCGAGGATGATTACCGGAGGGTGTGA
- a CDS encoding type II toxin-antitoxin system RelE/ParE family toxin: MDLYEIHVRKSVEKDIANVPHESVSRILNAVEDLMQNPVPHSARKLSGSVSLYRIRVGEYRVLYEVCHEKKQVTIVFVRHRRTAYRGF, encoded by the coding sequence ATGGATCTGTATGAGATTCACGTCAGGAAAAGCGTTGAGAAAGATATAGCGAATGTACCTCACGAGAGTGTTTCACGGATCCTGAATGCGGTCGAAGACCTTATGCAAAACCCGGTGCCACACAGTGCTCGTAAACTCAGCGGTTCTGTATCCCTCTACCGGATCCGGGTTGGTGAATATCGCGTACTCTATGAAGTCTGTCATGAAAAGAAACAGGTCACTATTGTCTTTGTCCGTCACCGCCGCACTGCATACCGCGGTTTCTGA
- a CDS encoding type II toxin-antitoxin system Phd/YefM family antitoxin, protein MGAVKEQFIIDEQGERVAVILPLDEYEQLQEDLHDLAVVAERRTDSTITLEELKKRL, encoded by the coding sequence ATGGGTGCAGTCAAAGAGCAGTTTATTATTGATGAGCAGGGTGAGCGTGTTGCAGTTATCCTGCCTCTAGATGAATACGAGCAGTTGCAGGAAGATCTCCACGATCTGGCCGTTGTGGCAGAGAGAAGAACTGATTCGACAATCACACTTGAAGAACTCAAAAAGCGACTCTGA
- a CDS encoding nucleotidyltransferase domain-containing protein: MPPTEDLADKALKRIKAIDGFDRVCFIFLYGSVAAGQARADSDIDLCLWYDGDAIEAERFRFACIKELSDSRIDIQIFSHLPLYIRIEVIRGRLLYAKDMRFAYDVAYRTIREFDGFKHRFYDYIGKEAMV; the protein is encoded by the coding sequence ATGCCCCCCACAGAAGACCTTGCAGACAAAGCATTGAAGCGTATCAAAGCTATCGATGGCTTTGATCGCGTCTGTTTCATCTTCCTCTATGGATCCGTTGCAGCGGGGCAGGCACGGGCTGATTCGGATATCGATCTCTGTCTCTGGTATGATGGCGATGCCATTGAGGCTGAACGATTCCGGTTTGCATGCATAAAAGAATTATCGGATTCCCGGATTGATATCCAGATCTTTTCACATCTCCCGCTCTACATCAGAATTGAGGTCATCCGGGGCCGTCTCCTCTATGCAAAGGATATGCGTTTTGCGTATGATGTTGCGTATCGGACAATCAGGGAATTTGATGGCTTCAAACACCGTTTCTACGACTATATCGGAAAAGAGGCGATGGTATGA
- the hepT gene encoding type VII toxin-antitoxin system HepT family RNase toxin: protein MSGGMRGGMSGVVRDTLIRTKLIEMEESVQLVKKHLPESFEEFLDMGLMKDGIYKRIEYAIENVFDICAILNADLKLGIPGEDEDSIIHLVTHGIISSEMHEKLRTMKGFRNLVVHRYGRMNDEIAFSILQENLGDFALFKQAIEEYLNTNAE, encoded by the coding sequence ATGAGCGGTGGTATGAGGGGCGGTATGAGTGGTGTTGTCAGGGACACACTGATCCGGACAAAGCTTATCGAGATGGAGGAGAGCGTTCAGCTGGTGAAGAAACATCTGCCGGAATCCTTTGAAGAGTTCCTCGATATGGGCCTGATGAAGGATGGGATATACAAAAGAATCGAATATGCAATTGAAAATGTCTTCGATATCTGCGCAATCCTGAATGCGGATTTGAAGCTTGGGATTCCTGGTGAGGATGAGGATAGTATCATCCACCTCGTGACACATGGAATCATCAGCTCTGAAATGCATGAAAAACTCCGGACAATGAAGGGTTTTCGCAATCTGGTGGTTCACAGATATGGCCGGATGAACGATGAGATTGCATTTTCAATCCTGCAGGAAAACCTTGGAGACTTTGCTCTCTTCAAACAGGCCATTGAAGAATACCTCAATACAAATGCAGAGTGA